The Labrus bergylta chromosome 15, fLabBer1.1, whole genome shotgun sequence genome includes a region encoding these proteins:
- the LOC136182789 gene encoding tripartite motif-containing protein 16-like yields MAQKGVQLSRETISCSICLDLLKDPGTLSCGHSYCMKCIKSHWDTEDEKTVYSCPQCRQTFTVRPDLRKNTMLADLVEELKKTGLQAAPADHCYAGSEDVACDVCTGRKLKACKSCLQCLASYCEKHLQPHYEAAPFKKHKLVEPSKKLQENVCSRHDEVMKMFCRTDQQSICYLCPEDEHKGHDTVSAAAERSEKQRELEVSRQNIQQRIQDREKDVKLLQQEVEAINGSADKTVGNSEKMFTELIRLMEKRRSDVKQQVRSQQQTEVSRVRELQEKLEQEITELKRRDAEMKKLSHTQDHNQFLHDYPSLSPLSESTHSSSIKIRPLRYFEDVTAAVSEVRDKLQDVLREIWTNISQTVTEVDVLLSEPEPKTRAEFLKYSCDITLDPNTAHTHLLLSDGNRKVTVTSQTNPYSSHPDRFTDYLQVLSKESLTGRCYWEVEKRGRGVYVAVTYKNISRAGRSNECIFGRNDKSWMLFCFNNRYNFYYNDVSTPVSGPQSSRVGVYLDHRAGILSFYSISKTMTLLHRVQTTFTQPLHAGLGFSYFEDSAELCKLK; encoded by the coding sequence atggcgcagaaaggagttcagctcAGCCGGGAAACTATTtcttgttcgatctgtctggatctcctgaaggatccggggACTCTTtcctgtggacacagttactgcatgaagtgtattaaaagccactgggatacagaggatgagaagacagtctacagctgccctcagtgtagacaGACCTTCACAGTGAGGCCtgacctgaggaaaaacaccatgttggcagatttagtggaggagctgaagaagactggactccaagctgctcctgctgatcactgctatgctggatctgaagatgtggcctgtgatgtctgcaccgggagaaaactgaaagcctgtaagtcctgtctgcagtgtctggcttcttactgtgagaaacacctccagcctcattatgaagcagctccatttaagaaacacaagctggtggagccctccaagaagctccaggagaacgtctgctctcgtcatgatgaggtaatgaagatgttctgtcgtactgatcagcagtctatctgttatctctgccctgaggacgaacacaaaggtcatgacacagtctcagctgcagcagaaaggagcgagaagcagagagagctggaggtgagtcgacaaaacatccagcagagaatccaggacagagagaaagatgtgaagctgctccaacaggaggtggaggctatcaatggctccgctgataaaacagtggggaacagtgagaagatgttcactgagctgatccgtctcatggagaaaagacgctctgatgtgaagcagcaggtcagatcccagcagcaaactgaagtgagtcgagtcagagagcttcaggagaagctggagcaggagatcactgagctgaagaggagagacgctgagatgaagaagctgtcacacacacaggaccacaaccagtttctacacgactacccctcactgtcaccactcagtgaatctacacactcatccagcatcaagatccgtcctctgaggtactttgaggacgtgacagcggctgtgtcagaagtcagagataaactacaggacgtcctgagagagatatggacaaacatctcacagacagtgactgaagtggatgttttactgtcagaaccagagcccaagaccagagctgagttcttaaaatattcatgtgacatcacactggatccaaacacagcacacacacatctgttattatctgatggaaacagaaaagtaacagtaaCGAGTCAGACCAAtccttattctagtcacccagacagattcactgattatcttcaggtcctgagtaaagagagtctgactggacgttgttactgggaagtggagaagagaggaagaggagtttatgtagcagtcacatacaagaatatcagcagagcagggagatCGAATGAGTGTATatttggacgtaatgacaaatcttggatGTTATTTTGTTTCAACAACAGATATAACTTTTATTACAACGATGtcagcactcctgtctcaggtcctcagtcctccagagtaggagtgtacctggatcacagagcaggtattctgtccttctacagcatctctaaaaccatgactctcctccacagagtccagaccacattcactcagcctctacatgctggactcgggttttcttattttgaagactcagctgagttgtgtaaactgaaatag